In the genome of Campylobacter concisus, one region contains:
- a CDS encoding FlaG family protein: MEIFKAAANQVLDTSMSTSAQRQIDSRPIEHSDVKLSADKNNETKDINELDGLSNEELAKRTREVTDRLNYQMQQLDTNVRFAYNEKLNLMVVQVKDAKTGEEITQLPSKEAIRISEYFKESIGILFDKES, from the coding sequence ATGGAAATCTTTAAGGCAGCAGCAAATCAGGTACTAGATACGAGCATGAGCACATCCGCTCAGCGTCAAATAGATAGCAGACCTATCGAGCATTCTGATGTTAAATTAAGTGCTGATAAAAACAATGAAACAAAAGACATTAACGAGCTAGACGGACTTAGCAACGAAGAGCTTGCCAAAAGAACAAGAGAGGTCACTGACAGACTGAACTATCAAATGCAGCAGCTCGATACTAATGTAAGATTTGCTTACAATGAGAAGCTAAATTTAATGGTCGTGCAAGTAAAAGATGCTAAAACTGGCGAAGAGATAACACAACTTCCAAGCAAAGAAGCTATAAGAATAAGCGAGTATTTCAAAGAAAGCATCGGAATACTTTTTGACAAGGAGAGTTAA
- the truD gene encoding tRNA pseudouridine(13) synthase TruD, with product MQETTTFKPLYALTHAPIEAYFSKNSDDFVVREIPLYEFSGDGEHLIVEISKKDMTTSDALHALSEVTGAKMRDFGYAGLKDKQGMTTQFISMPRKFESALASFSHEKMKILSLNVHKNKLRIGHLKGNSFFIRLKKVLPSNAKKLEQAFVSIDKMGYANYFGYQRFGKFGDNAETGLELLKNGTINGKKSKNVKLNDFLISAYQSDLFNRWLSKRVEISRFLQDFSLVELAQIYPYLDNAILKNLKSQKRFFKLIEGEVLGHYPHGKCFLCEDLDAEGARFDDRDITSCGLIAGAKAYEAQGAAREVEDQIFAQANEYKAKMTGSRRFAWCYLEDTSYKYNEEKAHFTINFTLQKGSYATVVLEEILHKNIFE from the coding sequence ATGCAAGAAACCACCACTTTTAAGCCTCTTTACGCACTCACTCATGCACCTATTGAGGCCTATTTTTCTAAAAATTCAGATGATTTTGTCGTGCGCGAGATACCACTTTACGAGTTTAGTGGGGATGGCGAGCACTTGATCGTTGAAATTTCTAAAAAAGATATGACGACAAGCGACGCTTTACACGCTTTAAGCGAGGTTACAGGAGCTAAGATGCGCGACTTTGGCTATGCTGGGCTAAAAGACAAGCAGGGCATGACGACGCAGTTTATCTCAATGCCACGCAAATTTGAGAGCGCGCTTGCAAGCTTTAGCCACGAAAAGATGAAAATTTTAAGCCTTAACGTGCATAAAAATAAGCTTCGTATCGGGCATTTAAAGGGAAATAGCTTTTTCATCCGCTTAAAAAAGGTGCTACCAAGTAATGCCAAAAAGCTAGAGCAAGCATTTGTTAGTATCGATAAAATGGGCTATGCAAACTACTTTGGCTATCAACGTTTTGGTAAATTTGGCGACAATGCTGAAACTGGCCTGGAGCTACTTAAAAATGGGACGATAAACGGCAAAAAGAGCAAAAATGTAAAGCTAAACGACTTTTTGATCTCGGCTTATCAAAGTGATCTTTTTAACCGCTGGCTTAGCAAACGCGTGGAAATTTCGAGGTTTTTGCAGGATTTTAGCCTAGTCGAGCTAGCTCAAATTTACCCGTATCTTGATAACGCGATTTTGAAAAATTTAAAATCGCAAAAGAGATTTTTTAAACTGATAGAGGGCGAAGTTTTGGGCCACTACCCTCACGGCAAATGTTTTTTGTGCGAGGATTTGGACGCGGAGGGCGCGCGCTTTGACGATAGAGATATCACTAGCTGCGGGCTGATAGCGGGCGCGAAGGCGTATGAGGCGCAGGGTGCGGCTAGGGAGGTAGAGGATCAAATTTTCGCACAGGCAAATGAATATAAAGCTAAAATGACGGGATCTAGGCGCTTTGCGTGGTGTTATTTAGAGGATACGAGCTACAAATATAACGAGGAAAAGGCGCACTTTACGATAAATTTTACGCTGCAAAAAGGAAGCTATGCGACGGTGGTGTTAGAGGAAATCTTGCACAAAAATATCTTTGAGTAG
- a CDS encoding alpha/beta fold hydrolase has product MASRAVKYGSNEFDINYEIVNPKCKKIVLFLHGWGANKEIMKKAFGSYLSELCHVYIDMPGFGKSSITDPLKTSDYAKIVENFCGELGIKPDIIVGHSFGGKVATLLKPPHLVLLSSAGIVVKKPFIVRTKIAIFKIFKLFGFGKFYKLFATKDVSGMSRVMYETLKNVVDEDFTKHFANFSGKALIFWGENDKATPITSGESIHKLIKNSSFFPLNGDHFFFLLHAKFISDEIEKGLKFEPNEAKNVVLDDDESGIEEIR; this is encoded by the coding sequence ATGGCGAGTAGGGCGGTAAAGTACGGCTCAAATGAGTTTGATATAAACTACGAGATTGTAAATCCAAAATGCAAAAAAATAGTGCTTTTCTTGCACGGCTGGGGCGCTAATAAAGAGATAATGAAAAAGGCATTTGGCTCATATTTGAGCGAGCTTTGCCATGTCTATATCGACATGCCAGGCTTTGGTAAAAGCTCAATTACTGATCCTTTAAAAACAAGTGATTACGCAAAAATCGTTGAAAATTTCTGTGGTGAGCTTGGCATAAAGCCAGATATCATCGTAGGTCATAGCTTTGGCGGCAAGGTCGCAACGCTTCTAAAACCGCCACATCTTGTACTTTTAAGCTCAGCTGGCATAGTTGTCAAAAAGCCATTTATCGTGCGCACAAAGATCGCTATTTTTAAAATTTTTAAGCTTTTTGGATTTGGAAAATTTTATAAACTCTTTGCTACAAAAGATGTGAGTGGTATGAGTAGAGTGATGTATGAGACCCTAAAAAACGTTGTTGATGAGGATTTTACAAAGCATTTTGCTAACTTTAGTGGCAAGGCTTTAATATTTTGGGGAGAAAATGACAAGGCAACGCCTATAACAAGCGGAGAGAGCATACATAAGCTCATAAAAAATAGTTCATTTTTTCCGCTTAATGGTGATCATTTTTTCTTTTTACTTCACGCTAAATTCATAAGTGACGAGATAGAAAAAGGGCTAAAATTTGAGCCAAATGAAGCAAAAAATGTTGTGCTAGATGACGATGAGAGCGGGATCGAGGAGATAAGATGA
- a CDS encoding flagellar basal body P-ring protein FlgI translates to MKKFLSFVAASVIATSAFATQIKELASIVGVRDNQLIGYGLVVGLNGTGDGSTSKFTIQSLSNMLQGVNVKINPDDIKSKNAAAVMVTAKLPAFARHGDKLDVVISSIGDAKSLQGGTLLMTPLKGVDGDIYALAQGALSIGGKSMGRSGGNHPTVGSILNGALVEREVTYDIYNQDSIRLSLKDTNFKTALDIQNAINANISDDAAKAIDPRTVIVKKPDDVSIIELASAVLDLDVEYKPDEKIVVDERTGTIVSGINAVVSPVVLTHGAITIKIEPNSYDEAVQNDINIGSDTSVAPSQNLLKISGEKTTVANVTRALNKLGATPSDIISILENLKRVGAIQVDLEII, encoded by the coding sequence ATGAAAAAATTTTTATCTTTTGTAGCAGCTTCAGTGATAGCTACTTCAGCCTTTGCTACGCAGATAAAAGAGCTTGCAAGCATAGTTGGCGTAAGAGATAATCAGCTAATAGGCTACGGCCTAGTTGTCGGACTAAATGGCACAGGTGATGGCTCAACGTCAAAATTTACGATCCAGTCTTTATCAAACATGCTTCAAGGTGTAAACGTAAAGATAAATCCAGATGATATCAAGTCAAAAAATGCAGCTGCTGTTATGGTAACAGCTAAGCTTCCTGCATTTGCAAGGCATGGCGATAAACTCGATGTCGTGATCTCATCTATCGGCGATGCAAAAAGCTTGCAAGGTGGTACGCTTCTCATGACGCCATTAAAAGGCGTTGATGGTGATATTTACGCTTTGGCTCAGGGTGCTTTAAGCATCGGCGGAAAAAGCATGGGTAGATCAGGTGGCAATCACCCAACCGTTGGCTCTATTCTAAATGGAGCTTTGGTTGAACGAGAAGTGACTTATGATATTTACAATCAAGATAGCATAAGACTAAGCCTAAAAGATACAAATTTTAAAACCGCTCTTGATATCCAAAATGCTATAAATGCAAATATCTCTGATGATGCCGCAAAGGCGATCGATCCAAGAACGGTTATCGTTAAAAAGCCGGATGATGTTAGTATTATCGAGCTTGCAAGCGCTGTGCTTGATCTTGATGTAGAGTATAAGCCAGATGAGAAGATAGTAGTTGATGAGAGAACTGGCACGATAGTAAGTGGCATAAATGCCGTAGTTAGCCCAGTTGTCTTAACGCATGGTGCAATCACAATAAAAATAGAGCCAAATAGCTACGATGAAGCAGTGCAAAACGATATAAATATAGGAAGCGACACATCTGTTGCACCTAGTCAAAATTTACTTAAAATTTCAGGCGAAAAAACAACCGTTGCAAATGTAACAAGAGCGCTAAATAAGCTTGGGGCAACACCAAGTGATATCATATCGATACTTGAAAATTTAAAGCGAGTTGGTGCGATACAAGTCGATCTGGAGATAATATAA
- a CDS encoding Mur ligase family protein, which produces MSIFLSISTVLFIFALAFYVITCFQWFSYRPERVLFHFTKPAWHVFFFIVPLVLFYTTGKWFFIYFYFALLPALYLWYKKLDKKLVITGRIKHFFVILACAIILNYALNFIIHKAFLAPMPLFVLVVSLFFSEILEKIKFQGFKNKALKKLGANKDLKIILITASYGKTSIKNFLFEILKDSFVCYKTPRSVNTMAGIIKDINENLNEQTQIYIAEAGARLKGDILEITKFLNPQIVIVGEIGAQHIEYFKTLDNIRSTKLEALQSARLQMAFLHSSTKKEPSQNLEIYDESLKDINANLDGISFMLDGKNYASPLLGKFNATNLAVCIKVARYLKMSDETVNRALSKMKNVEHRLSKIEAGGKLIIDDSFNGNFSGMSASYELVSTYAGRKVLLTPGIVESDAEQNANLAKVINEIFDLVIITSPLNAEVLLKHIIKPKIIILKDKNKMQEILAQNTRAGDLILFSNDAPSFI; this is translated from the coding sequence ATGAGTATATTTTTAAGCATAAGCACAGTTTTATTTATCTTTGCGCTCGCTTTTTATGTGATTACTTGCTTTCAGTGGTTTTCATATAGGCCCGAGCGCGTGCTCTTTCACTTTACAAAGCCCGCTTGGCACGTCTTTTTCTTTATTGTGCCGTTGGTGCTATTTTACACGACTGGTAAGTGGTTTTTCATCTATTTTTACTTTGCGCTTTTGCCAGCTCTTTATCTTTGGTACAAAAAACTTGATAAAAAGTTAGTAATTACTGGCAGGATCAAGCACTTTTTTGTGATCCTTGCTTGCGCTATCATCTTAAACTACGCTCTAAATTTTATCATTCACAAGGCGTTTTTGGCTCCGATGCCGCTTTTTGTCTTGGTTGTAAGCCTATTTTTTAGTGAAATTTTAGAAAAGATTAAATTTCAAGGCTTTAAAAACAAGGCGCTTAAAAAACTGGGTGCAAATAAAGATCTAAAAATCATCTTGATCACAGCAAGCTACGGCAAAACGAGTATCAAAAATTTCTTATTTGAAATTTTAAAAGATAGCTTCGTCTGCTACAAGACGCCTCGCAGCGTAAATACAATGGCTGGTATCATCAAAGATATCAATGAAAATTTAAACGAGCAAACGCAAATTTACATCGCAGAAGCAGGCGCTAGGCTAAAGGGCGACATCCTAGAGATCACAAAATTTCTAAACCCGCAAATCGTCATCGTTGGCGAGATCGGCGCACAGCACATTGAGTATTTTAAAACGCTTGATAATATCCGCTCTACCAAGCTTGAAGCACTTCAAAGCGCTCGCTTGCAAATGGCATTTTTACATAGCTCGACAAAGAAAGAGCCAAGCCAAAATTTAGAAATTTACGATGAGAGTCTAAAAGATATCAATGCAAATTTAGATGGAATATCATTTATGCTTGATGGCAAAAACTACGCTTCGCCGCTACTTGGCAAATTTAACGCTACAAATTTAGCCGTTTGTATCAAGGTGGCAAGATATCTGAAAATGAGCGATGAAACAGTAAATAGAGCACTATCTAAGATGAAAAACGTCGAGCACCGCCTAAGCAAGATCGAGGCTGGTGGCAAGCTTATAATTGATGATAGTTTTAATGGAAATTTTTCAGGCATGAGTGCAAGCTACGAGCTAGTAAGCACCTACGCTGGCAGAAAAGTGCTGCTAACACCTGGTATCGTTGAGAGCGATGCAGAGCAAAATGCAAATTTAGCCAAGGTGATAAATGAAATTTTTGACCTTGTTATCATCACAAGCCCACTAAACGCCGAAGTTTTGCTAAAACACATCATAAAGCCAAAGATCATCATCTTAAAGGATAAAAATAAAATGCAAGAAATTCTAGCTCAAAATACGCGTGCTGGCGATCTCATACTATTTTCAAACGACGCACCGAGCTTTATATGA
- a CDS encoding Type 1 glutamine amidotransferase-like domain-containing protein encodes MANIFLCSYFAEVASKINEVIDFQGKHVAFIDTAAKFEEVNFYVDEAVEILENFGARLRHLDVSCAQSLAVPVSEKDELFCNDEILSAISQCDIIYVSGGNTFYLLNELRKSRVWQAIKNAVKAGKIYIGESAGAIVAAPDTRYATLMDKNSAKTSDFTGLNLVDFCVVPHFGCEPFTQATHEIMEKFGNLYDLRPINNAKFIAL; translated from the coding sequence ATGGCAAATATTTTTCTTTGCTCTTATTTCGCGGAGGTTGCGAGCAAGATCAATGAAGTGATAGATTTTCAAGGTAAGCACGTTGCTTTTATCGATACGGCAGCAAAATTTGAAGAGGTGAATTTTTACGTAGATGAAGCGGTAGAAATTTTAGAAAATTTTGGCGCGAGGCTAAGACACCTTGACGTCTCTTGCGCCCAGAGTTTAGCTGTGCCAGTATCTGAGAAAGATGAGCTGTTTTGCAACGATGAAATTTTATCCGCCATTAGTCAGTGCGACATCATTTACGTTAGCGGCGGAAATACATTTTATCTGCTTAACGAGCTACGAAAATCGCGCGTCTGGCAAGCTATAAAAAATGCAGTCAAAGCGGGTAAAATTTATATTGGCGAGTCGGCGGGAGCGATCGTGGCCGCACCAGATACTAGATATGCTACGCTAATGGATAAAAATAGCGCGAAAACGAGTGATTTTACGGGGTTAAATTTGGTTGATTTTTGCGTCGTGCCGCACTTTGGCTGCGAGCCTTTTACGCAGGCCACGCACGAGATAATGGAGAAATTTGGGAACTTGTACGATTTACGACCTATAAATAATGCTAAGTTTATTGCGCTTTGA
- the rsmD gene encoding 16S rRNA (guanine(966)-N(2))-methyltransferase RsmD: MKLYTKISSGKFKGKRLELPSLSTTRSTKSIVKESFFNVIRDEIYSLTFIEGFGGSGVMASEAVSNGAREAIAIEKDRAAFKITQNNLASLECSNLKAINGDTFSVLPDIVNSQSGKVLLYLDPPFDIRAGFDGIYEKLVNLISQLKKEKIYMIVFEHNSDFKFSDEISTYKLVKFKKFGATSLSYFQ; encoded by the coding sequence GTGAAACTCTACACTAAAATCTCAAGTGGTAAATTTAAAGGTAAAAGGCTTGAACTGCCAAGCCTAAGCACGACTAGAAGCACAAAAAGCATCGTAAAAGAGTCTTTTTTTAACGTCATTAGAGATGAAATTTACTCGCTTACATTTATAGAGGGCTTTGGTGGAAGTGGCGTGATGGCAAGCGAGGCCGTTAGCAACGGAGCACGTGAGGCTATCGCTATTGAAAAAGATAGAGCCGCTTTTAAGATCACACAAAACAATCTTGCTAGCCTAGAGTGCTCAAATTTAAAAGCAATAAATGGCGATACCTTTTCTGTTTTACCCGATATTGTAAATTCTCAAAGTGGCAAGGTCTTGCTCTATCTTGATCCCCCATTTGACATAAGAGCTGGCTTTGATGGCATCTACGAAAAGCTTGTAAATTTAATCTCACAGCTAAAAAAAGAGAAAATTTATATGATAGTTTTTGAGCACAACAGCGACTTTAAATTTAGTGATGAAATTTCTACATATAAACTTGTAAAATTTAAAAAATTTGGAGCTACTTCGCTCTCTTACTTCCAATAA
- the fliS gene encoding flagellar export chaperone FliS, which produces MNQSAYSAYAQSSFGGIESPTKLIEMLYDGILKFIFRTKKAIEAGDIEKKVYYINRTNAIFVELLNSLDYSQGDVAHYLSGLYTRQMQLLAMANIQNDVAALNEVTNVVKQLSEAWREVTSGE; this is translated from the coding sequence ATGAATCAAAGTGCATATAGTGCATACGCACAGTCTAGTTTTGGGGGCATAGAGTCCCCAACTAAATTAATAGAAATGCTTTATGACGGGATTTTAAAATTTATATTTCGTACAAAAAAGGCGATAGAAGCTGGAGATATAGAGAAAAAAGTTTATTATATTAATAGGACAAACGCTATTTTTGTTGAGCTTTTAAATTCGCTTGATTATTCTCAAGGCGATGTAGCTCACTATCTTAGCGGCCTCTATACAAGACAGATGCAGCTTCTTGCTATGGCAAATATACAAAACGATGTCGCAGCCTTAAATGAAGTAACCAATGTCGTAAAGCAACTATCAGAAGCATGGAGAGAGGTAACTTCAGGTGAATAG
- the fliD gene encoding flagellar filament capping protein FliD, producing the protein MAVGNVTNLGIGTKNSGLNDDLIKKLKEADEAGQIKPLTKRLERNDLKQKDLAALKTLVSNVNVSGKTLGGEALYLKRTTNNAGKSVTASAANGVSVQNFSIDVQKLAQKDTFQSSNFKNASSLVGATNNGSFDVEIDGQKFSISVTRSTTYQDIVDKINDISGGKLQARILNVGGDKPNQIMLQSGNTGATQTIKFSNDTAGVLDKLGWDSTQFQDKDANGTPLTNSDGTPKMTSNFEKNRILKAQDAEFTYNGVNVKRSKNTFNDLRPGISITLNETGKTNVSVSQDTKEVIKAVEEFIKDYNLMTMNLGIATKYDEEKGAGTFQGVSEISSLRSNIGRLVNGQDSEGKALSKYGIVPDKDGQLQLDLNKLNAALSKDPEEIQKFFMGSSKIEPISYMGASTVSAGALDIKAGDLTINGKSVTFSTTATATAEENALKLQQAINDAGITGVTASLDKSGKRIVLKRSDGENIEVKGKNSALTALGMNEATINPVTKKTDGLFTKLAKMLDGVVGKSGTMVAMQNQLKDENESITKNKESTQKLLDEKYTTMQERFIKYNAIIASLENQFSTLKSMIDAEINSRK; encoded by the coding sequence ATGGCAGTAGGTAACGTAACAAATTTAGGCATCGGTACAAAAAATAGCGGGCTAAATGATGATCTTATTAAGAAATTAAAAGAAGCAGATGAGGCAGGACAGATCAAACCTTTAACAAAAAGGCTAGAAAGAAATGACCTAAAGCAAAAAGACCTTGCAGCGCTAAAAACTCTAGTTAGCAACGTAAATGTAAGTGGTAAAACACTTGGCGGAGAGGCACTTTATCTAAAAAGAACTACAAATAATGCTGGCAAAAGCGTAACAGCCTCAGCGGCAAATGGCGTTAGCGTGCAAAATTTTAGTATCGATGTGCAAAAACTTGCTCAAAAAGATACATTTCAAAGCTCAAATTTTAAAAACGCTTCAAGCTTAGTAGGCGCAACAAATAACGGCTCTTTTGATGTTGAGATCGATGGACAAAAATTTTCTATTAGCGTAACTAGATCAACCACATATCAAGATATTGTAGACAAGATAAATGATATCAGTGGCGGTAAATTGCAAGCTAGAATTTTAAATGTTGGCGGAGATAAGCCGAATCAAATCATGCTTCAATCAGGCAACACTGGCGCAACACAGACTATTAAATTTTCAAATGATACGGCTGGCGTTTTAGATAAGCTAGGCTGGGATAGTACACAGTTTCAAGATAAAGATGCAAATGGCACACCACTAACAAATTCTGATGGCACACCAAAGATGACATCAAATTTTGAAAAGAATAGAATTTTAAAGGCACAAGATGCGGAATTTACATATAACGGAGTAAATGTAAAAAGAAGCAAAAATACCTTCAACGACTTAAGACCGGGAATTTCTATTACATTAAACGAAACTGGTAAAACAAACGTAAGCGTCTCTCAGGATACAAAAGAGGTAATAAAAGCGGTTGAAGAATTTATAAAAGATTACAACCTAATGACCATGAACCTTGGCATAGCCACAAAATATGACGAGGAAAAGGGAGCTGGCACTTTCCAAGGCGTTAGCGAAATTTCAAGCTTAAGATCAAACATTGGTCGTCTTGTAAATGGACAAGATAGCGAAGGCAAAGCATTAAGCAAATATGGCATAGTACCTGATAAAGACGGACAGCTTCAGCTTGATCTAAATAAGCTAAATGCAGCTCTTAGCAAAGATCCAGAAGAGATTCAGAAATTTTTCATGGGATCAAGCAAGATCGAGCCGATAAGCTATATGGGAGCATCGACTGTTAGCGCTGGAGCACTGGACATAAAAGCTGGCGATCTTACGATAAACGGCAAGTCAGTTACATTCTCAACTACTGCTACTGCCACAGCCGAAGAGAACGCACTAAAACTTCAACAAGCTATAAATGACGCTGGCATAACTGGGGTTACAGCTAGTCTTGATAAAAGTGGCAAAAGAATCGTCTTAAAAAGAAGCGATGGCGAAAATATCGAGGTAAAAGGCAAAAATTCAGCCTTAACAGCTCTAGGTATGAATGAAGCCACTATAAATCCAGTAACTAAAAAGACAGATGGGCTATTTACAAAGCTAGCTAAAATGCTTGATGGTGTCGTTGGCAAAAGTGGTACGATGGTTGCTATGCAAAATCAGTTAAAAGACGAAAACGAGTCGATCACAAAAAACAAAGAGAGCACACAAAAGCTTTTAGATGAGAAGTATACAACAATGCAAGAGCGTTTTATCAAGTATAACGCTATCATCGCGAGTTTAGAAAATCAGTTCTCGACACTAAAATCAATGATCGATGCAGAGATAAATAGCAGAAAATAA
- a CDS encoding ornithine carbamoyltransferase, translating into MKISFECECILLQKTLLLFCGNLAAHHKDCDFVVSDCEIATKKPLFIIGKNAHLSHPFTKTTLLDTLEEFYSAMQIPKANELNEAKNEKGLEDKISLLIDKFKADLLEILRANQ; encoded by the coding sequence ATGAAAATTTCATTTGAGTGCGAGTGTATTTTACTTCAAAAGACACTGCTGCTTTTTTGTGGAAATTTAGCTGCTCATCATAAGGATTGTGATTTTGTAGTGAGTGACTGCGAGATTGCGACAAAAAAACCGCTATTTATAATAGGTAAAAATGCTCATCTTTCTCATCCTTTTACCAAGACAACACTTCTTGATACGCTTGAAGAATTTTACTCAGCTATGCAAATTCCAAAAGCAAATGAGCTAAATGAAGCTAAAAATGAAAAGGGCTTAGAAGATAAAATTTCACTTTTGATAGATAAATTTAAAGCTGATCTGCTAGAAATTTTAAGGGCAAATCAGTGA
- a CDS encoding HdrB C-terminal domain-containing protein, with product MQKIEIFRFNAKKDILSYFKPYFLEILDYANLDELFLHVKKIDPYFQPTTGFVKVNDVVVSTAEPLENLYEKFADELVISPLDEKRAVLDLEINDDDFWEKFKPFDKFCDQVDKEFYASLKPYFYADFVRKYEPNFIGAAAIKLAHRLYKKEKNDEIIRLINNENGILIACKIDDFIFGGSEIYTEAIRFFKEILGIKENETSKNELKKIKSLDKFKEFKIAVSDKIPENLDKFRANFINLNNKFPCGFELLKANEKLAFALASKTIFNAFDSGGDFLLASNEAEFYMFDTLSKKLEKFANRSLQDFYILRVSELIELENGKIPASLKEHTLKVNLV from the coding sequence ATGCAAAAAATAGAAATTTTTAGATTTAATGCAAAAAAGGATATTTTGTCGTATTTTAAACCATATTTTTTAGAAATTTTAGATTACGCAAACCTTGATGAACTATTTTTGCATGTTAAAAAAATTGATCCGTATTTTCAGCCAACAACTGGTTTTGTGAAAGTAAATGATGTCGTAGTGAGCACTGCTGAACCATTAGAGAATTTATATGAGAAATTTGCAGACGAGCTTGTGATTTCGCCACTTGATGAAAAAAGAGCGGTTTTAGATCTTGAGATAAACGATGATGACTTTTGGGAGAAATTTAAGCCATTTGATAAATTCTGCGATCAAGTAGACAAAGAATTTTATGCAAGCTTAAAGCCATATTTTTATGCTGATTTTGTGAGAAAATACGAGCCAAATTTTATAGGTGCAGCTGCTATCAAACTGGCTCATCGTCTTTATAAAAAAGAAAAAAATGATGAGATCATAAGACTTATCAACAATGAAAATGGTATTTTAATAGCTTGCAAGATTGATGATTTTATCTTTGGCGGAAGCGAAATTTACACCGAAGCGATTAGGTTTTTTAAAGAAATTTTAGGGATAAAAGAGAATGAAACCTCAAAAAATGAGCTTAAAAAGATAAAGAGCTTGGATAAATTTAAAGAGTTTAAAATAGCCGTAAGCGATAAAATCCCTGAAAATTTAGATAAATTTAGAGCAAATTTTATAAATCTAAACAATAAATTTCCTTGTGGATTTGAACTTTTAAAAGCAAACGAAAAGCTTGCATTTGCACTTGCAAGCAAGACCATCTTTAATGCGTTTGATAGCGGGGGTGATTTTTTACTAGCTAGCAATGAAGCTGAGTTTTATATGTTTGACACGCTTTCAAAAAAGCTTGAAAAATTTGCAAACAGAAGTTTGCAGGATTTTTATATTTTAAGAGTTAGCGAACTGATCGAGCTTGAAAATGGCAAAATTCCAGCAAGCCTAAAAGAGCATACGCTAAAAGTAAATCTAGTCTAA
- a CDS encoding thiamine-phosphate kinase, which translates to MDKENFTIECFGNAYIGDDAAVLGKQVFSKDIFAENSHFKHGWLSLEEIGYKAMIVNFSDTIVMNARPKFALLGLSLPKNFLPQQIKELSGGINRACEEFGVKIIGGDTISSKILNISVSVIGELNGKAVLRKNAKYGDLVAFTGKLGGSQKGLNSLLRLAKISKNSRFKKPILRDKFFHKAAHLVNSAMDISDGLNADLAKLLKASKKGAKFTKKLSKFELSSGEEYEILFTFSPKNLNAIKRIAAKTRTKINVFAKISNKRLKQNARNHHF; encoded by the coding sequence ATGGATAAAGAAAATTTCACGATTGAATGCTTTGGTAACGCTTATATTGGCGATGATGCGGCTGTGCTTGGCAAGCAGGTCTTTAGCAAGGATATTTTTGCTGAAAACTCGCACTTTAAGCATGGCTGGCTAAGCCTTGAAGAGATCGGCTACAAGGCGATGATCGTAAATTTTTCAGATACGATCGTGATGAATGCTAGGCCAAAATTTGCGCTTCTTGGACTTAGCTTGCCAAAGAATTTTTTGCCGCAGCAAATCAAAGAGCTAAGCGGCGGCATAAACAGAGCTTGCGAGGAGTTTGGTGTAAAGATAATCGGTGGCGATACGATAAGTAGCAAAATTTTAAATATAAGCGTTAGTGTAATTGGCGAGCTAAATGGCAAAGCTGTGCTTAGGAAAAATGCAAAATACGGCGATCTGGTAGCTTTTACAGGTAAGCTTGGGGGCAGTCAAAAAGGGCTAAATTCGCTTCTTAGGCTAGCTAAAATTTCAAAAAACTCGCGATTTAAAAAACCTATTTTAAGAGATAAATTTTTCCACAAAGCAGCTCATCTTGTAAACTCAGCTATGGATATCTCAGACGGGCTAAATGCCGATCTTGCTAAGCTTTTAAAGGCTAGCAAAAAGGGTGCTAAATTTACAAAAAAGCTAAGTAAATTTGAGCTTAGTAGCGGCGAAGAGTATGAAATTTTATTTACTTTTAGTCCTAAAAATTTAAACGCTATCAAAAGGATCGCCGCAAAAACACGGACAAAGATTAACGTCTTTGCAAAAATTTCAAATAAAAGGTTAAAACAAAATGCAAGAAACCACCACTTTTAA